The following is a genomic window from Bombina bombina isolate aBomBom1 chromosome 3, aBomBom1.pri, whole genome shotgun sequence.
ctgaaagtgatgcccagaaaggagaatctcagaaattttgtgatgatccttgtgaaagggaacatgaaggtatgcatcctttagggctatggttgtcatgaactgaccctcttggaccaagggaagaatagaACGTGTAGTATCCATCTTGGAGGATGGTGACTCTGAGGAACTTGTATAGACATTGcaggtctagaattggtcttaaagttccttctttttgaacaaattggagtagaatcccagaccctgtttttgcactggaactggaactatcactcccagggcggaaagatcctgaacacatttcaagaatggctttttttttatctggtctacagataatcttgagaggaggaacctgccccagggaggaaaagtcttgaattctaacttgtaacccCGGGGTACAATGTCCACCACCCAAGGATCCAGGATATCCCGTATCCAAgcttgagcaaattgagaaagtctgccccctactggatcccATCCGGGATCGGGGGCAGACCTTCATACcgacttggaatcagctgcgggtttcttagattgcttccccttgttccaagattgattgggtttccaagaaggcttggactgtccTGTATGGAAGGAGGaggggaaggcttacctctgaagttaagaaaggaatgaaaattactctgacgtcctttctgcttattcctcttatcttgtggaagaaaggatccctttccacctgtaatatctgaaatgatttaagccaagccaggtccaaacaaggtcttacccttgtaagggatcgccaaaagcttggacttagatgaaacatccacagatgtttcaaccataaggctctgcgagctagtagagaaaaaacagacatttttgctcccaacttaatgaatTGTAAGGAAGCAttagtgataaaggaattggctaacataAGAGCCTTATACTGTCCTGATATTCTCTAATGGTGTATCTGTCTGAATGAATCAGAGAATGCATCAAAACCAGTAGGGCTGCCGCACtgtgacagtggcaatacacaccacaggctgccattggagaacatacatcttctttagcaaggcctccaacttcttatccattgaatccttaaaagaacagctatcctctatgggaatagtggttctcttggccaaagtggagatcactCTTTCCactttaggaactgtctgccatgactccttaaccccttaacgaccaacgacgtatggggtacgtcctgcaaaaaaatgcagttaatgaccaagaacgtaccccatacgtcgttggtctttgaaagcagtggaaggcgatcctgatagcttccagctgctttcatgttattgaagtgatgcctcaatattgaggcatcctgcaataactgtttttagccatccgatgcagagagagccactctgtggtgggagggagctcatccagggaggcggggtgggcagtcattggtggaggagggggggagggatcttgtgcgggtgcgtgcacgagagatctatgaaaacagcatcaatatgctgtagatctggagggtggggagagaggactgggggaggggtgggattttaaaatcaaggcatctgggagagggtggggggttggatgttgagggggggcagctacactacagaaataaagaaaaatatttaataaaataaaaaaagtaaaaaacattattattcttcaaactgggtactggtagacagctgccagtacccaatatggtgcacaataaaggcagaggggggggggttaaagagctgtttgggggggatcaggggaggttgggggctaaggggggtcctacacagcagaagaattatttatttattttttaaaaaaacctaaaaaaaaacaaaaaaacttttattttagtactgggcagactttctgccaggacttaagatggcgggggacaattgtggggtgggggagggaagggagctgtttgggagggatcagggggtgggatgtgtcaggtgggaggctgatctctacactacagctaaattaaccctgcaagctccctacaagctacctaattataaATATACGTGTGATTGCGCAGTGGCattttagcgaccttctaactaccaaaaagcaacgccaaagccatatatgtctgctatttctgaacaaaggggatcccagagaagcatttacaacaatgtgtgcataattgcacaagctgtttgtaaataatttcagtgagatacctaaaattgtgaaatatttaaagtttttttaatttgatcggcatttggcagtgaaatggtggcatgaaatataccaaaatgggcctagatcaatacttggggttgtttacttacctacactaaagctaaaattaaccctacaagctccctacatgctccctaattaaccccttcactgctgcgcataatacacgtgtggtgcgcagtggcatttagcggccttctaattaccaaaaagcaacgtaaaagccatatatgtctgctatttctgacaaaggggatcccagagaagcatttaaaaccatttgtgcaataattgcacaagctgtttgtaaataatttcagtgagaaacctaaagttgtgaaaaaatttgtgaaaaagtgaacatttttttttatttgatcgcatttggcggtgaaatggtggcataaaatataccaaaatgggcctagatcatatactttgggatgtcttctaaaatatatatatacatgttaaaggatattcagggattcctgacagatatcagtgtcccaatgtaactagcgctaatttttgaaaaaaagtggttttggaaatagcaaagtgctacttttatttagtgccctataacttgcaaaaaaagcaaagaacatgtaaacattgggtattctaaactcaggacaaaatttagaaactatttagcatgggtgtttttggtggttgtagatgtgcaacagattttgggggtcaaagtttgaaaaaaattgtttttttttccattttttcctcatattttatcatttttttaatagtaaattatatgatatgatgaaattaatgtatctttagaaagtccatttaatggcgagaaaaacggtatataatatgtgtgggtacagtaaattagtaagaggaaaattacagctaaacacaaacacagcagaaatgtaaaaatagccttgtcccaaacggtcaacaaatggaaaagtgctctggtcactaaggggttaatggagtCAGCTaccggaaacattttcttgaaaattggagatggagaaaaaaggaattccaggtctctcccactccgcgagcaataatctctgtagcttgGTCTAGTACAGGGAATATCTCCACcaaggagggaacatcaaagtatttgattagtttactagatttcttaaggTTGACTATCAGccgtcgtccaaggtagccaaaacctccttaagtaacatacagaggtgttccagcttaaacctgaaggaaacaacttcaACATcggaagaaggaattatactgtctgagtctgagattttaaCCTTAGATGCTACCaaagtgtcttcctcctcagacttttgAGAAAGAGCACCCTGGTTAGCCACAACTGTATCAGAAATCTTACTAACTGAatctttaaatttcctcttgcgttatccctgaagcatgggaaaagcagacagtgcctcagataccgcaaaGGATACTTGagcagcaatgtcttgcaaagaaactctACCGGAGcgtgagaggaaccgcagggcactgcacgtGGAGACGATAAtgattgggatgcttgaggagaaagctgcagcatatctgatacaggagacacctgaacagcatcagccttagataatgatggctcaggatcaaaaagtctatccctgtaacacAAAGTTCTTTCAatgcatgaagaacaaaaaggtactggcgGTTCCACCTTGGAGTTAAAACATAGCCTACATGCAACATTtagcaaagcctcttggtccacaACACCAAACAAGAGGCTAATaaaaggcaaaaagaaaaaaaatattttactttttatttttagaacTAGAACAAAAAATAAAcgattactgcccctttaagttactTTTGTCAAAAAGAAACGGAGCTCAAAATTCTGATCTTAAATCCCCTGGCAAcatagctgaggtgcctacctgtcctgctgactgGATTCCAAATATTGAAAAAGCGTTCCGGTTTCACTCCGGAATCCTGAGAGACAAAGTTGGCTGAGCGTTTTCACTCCGTTGCAGTCGAAGACATAAACAGCATCACCAGTTCGGAACTCACAGGAAGTGAGCCCAGTAAGGGAACCCGCCTCTCCTAGTAATCGGGGGCGGTCCCGGCAGCCATTAAGACAGTCAAAGTAAAAAGAGTGTCAGAAAAACGCATGGCCgcactaactaaaatattaatagcGTCACCACTTCCTTGACCGGGACTACACCGGAGCTAAGGACActgactgagccaccaataaaaataaaatattacctcCCCATCATCCACAGTGCCTGCTATTCTGCcttaataattaacccttaataggATCAATGAATAAAAACGTCCACATGCAGCCTCCGACTGCTGACATGCAAGTATTTTTCCTCttgaataaaagaaaacattttcttgGCACTTACCTGTATGTCAGTCTGTCCAGCAGAAGAAACAGCTCACCTGGCTTGAGGATGccattcctcacatggacctgtcgAGAAAGAAAGATCCAAGTATGCTTACTCAGGCTGtctgaatagggcagcaaaactgttgagaaaacgcagtgaggattgtacctcaaaaGTTCCCCAATTGctaaaaagccaccactgccctactgaagagactgccgtggggtacggctagacccaaggaaagatcagagcaaacctactctgctttaaaaaataaaatcttgattgaagtaaacTTCTTTTCAGACAccgaaaacttcacctcctccttgcaccgcaggcaaagagaatgactggggtttgtgggaagggaagtgatacttaacagctttgctatggtgctctttgcctcctcctgctggccaggagtgatattcccaacagtaattgatgatccgtggacttaccgtgtctttagaaagaaaatgtgtttcatgtccctttaaaatgtacaaGTAAAAAAATCACATGTCCACATGGGGATTTAGCTAGAATATTTGCCATAAGCTTTTTAACTGCAACTGAATGCAACTATGTCACTAAAACAAAACTTAAAAattgagttcctttctgtattattaactagatttttttaaaaagcactacaacttttaaaattatttttttgcttgCATTGAAgactaaacatgttaaaatatgtttctttgTAAAATTATTATCAGATAAAGGTTTTTATATCTATTCATATCTTATATAACTGGCAGCACATACAGAGATCATATTTTTATACAGTATATCATATAGATGTATACTATATTTACAAAAGCATCCAAATAACATTTTTGGTAACTGtcaagacctttttttttttttttttttttaaatacacttaaaatatTATACATCACAATAAATAATGTACATGAATTTAAAGCCTTTAATTGAACAGAAAACTGCTTCCAACATTACTGGGGTCACTTAAATTAAAAAGTGTTCTTGCTGCAAGCCCCATTCTCCCTCATCATCATCTTCAGGCTCTGCTTCAGAGCAATTGCGCATGTTCTCATACAAAAATATCTGCTCATCCACATGAGCTGGTGCTAATCTGTTTCTTTTTGCATTTATAAACATTTGCTGAGGAACTAAAAAGACGTTCTGGAAAGACCCCTTGTTGCAGAAATGCACCAGTACTTTTGAAGAACTTTTGGTAAAAGAGGAAATAATGCCAAGCGATCAGACCACCACTTGAGAGGATCTTCATTTAAACCAAGAACCTTTTGTGATTTAAAGTTGCTCAACTCCTCAACAACCTGGGCATTGCCATTCTTCTTGGTCTTCAGGTGCTCCTGATTGGCAAAAAATTGCAGCCAACATATTATTTATGCTACTTGTTGGAGGAGGAGTAAGATGAAACCATTATTTTTTTCATGGGTGGTTCTTCTGACATGGCAAAAACTTTGTCATCAGTTTGAAAGTTCTCTTTCCCTTTGTCTATATGGCTTTTTCGCCTCTTCTATAACCCTATTTTCAACTTGTGCACGTTCAAATGCAGAAAGAAATGGAAGCTTTTTGTACCTTGGATCTAAAAACGTTGCCACATTCAGAAACATATCTATTTCTGGTGTCTGTTGGTAGGTGGTGGATAGTGATTTAGCAATGACTTCCTTGGCCATGCTTATTTCTTTTAGATCAGTCTCCTTAATATTTAGTGATGTATTAAGCAGCATGTGAATTAGTGGTTTTAACCATACTTATTGTGGGATATTTCGATGCAGACAACATTTCAGCCACCTGTTTGAACGGCTGCAGCAGATCCACTAGACCTTCAATTGTATTCCATTCATTGGCTTCTAACATGAGATGATGATTATTACTGTCTTCCACCAAAACACCTGCAATCGCAAACTGCTGTTCCTTAAGACGATGTAGCATTGCAAGTGTGCTTCCCCACCAAGAAACACGGTCGCTTATTAGCATACATGGTAAAAGGCTCTGCTGTTTCTGTTTTTCACATAACATGTACATTGCAACAGAGGATTGCTGAAAATACTCAACGAGTTTCCTACATCTGGAGAGAAGTCCACAAAGTTTTGGAAGCTGAAAAGCTTGTTGTATTCCTATGTTTAAAGTGTGCCCTAAACATGGCATATCTACTGGGATATCTAAAAGGGAACATGCCTTTGTAATGTCTTTACTGTAATCTGTTGTAGCACCAAAAACTTTTGCACTGATTCCCCATTCAATAAAGACTTCATATAGGATACGAGTTATGGTCTCACCTTTATTTTCTTCTGACACTTCAAAGGTTTTTAAACATCTTGAGTTTAAAAACAAATAGTTAGAGTTACTAATGCTCAAAAAAATGTACAAAGAGCGTCACATGTGATCTGTTCTGACTTTCACTCCTCCACATATCTGTGGATATTCCACACCATAGGATGTCAATCAACTCCTTCAAAATAATCTCTCTAATAGCATTATACTTCTCAGGCAATACCTTGGTACATATGTACTTTCTGCTGGGAAATTCATACCTTGGATCTGCTgtttttaaaagtgacttaaatgtTGGTTCATCTAGAATAGAAGCAGGGAACATGCCCTCACAAATAAGGCTAATTACAGCAGATGTTAgttctatttgttttttgttttcaaagCTATGGCTAGTTTTCATTATTAAATTATCCTGAACAATGTGCTGGGAAGATTCTGACTTTAATTTAGAGAAAGCTGTTGCAAACGCTTCTCTCATTTGTTCAGTGTTGCTCTTTACAAATTCACAAAACTCATCCGGATGGTTCTTCTCGAGGTGATATGAAAGGTTGGAGGTATTCCCAGAATAGGCTATTTGAGCCATACATATACGGCAATAAATCTTTTTCCACTGTAATATACATCCTTCAGCATTGGTGTCAAACCCAAAGTATTTCCATACTTTACTCTTTGCTCTCGGATGAGCAACTAGTTTAAGGTCTAACTGTGAACCTGCTGGTCCGGCTTGCAAACCTTCAGCACTTTTAATCTCCATTGGTTATCAGCTGTGCCTTCAGCTAGTTCTTCATTCATTAATGAATACCTGCTAACGgcaggaaaataaaaatacaatgagaCAATAAAAGTTCAAAAACAGTATGCAAAGCAGCACTgacctaatatatacatatattttattattctttttttttaacttaggtgtTTAATAGTACACAGATAAATGGGTTAAAATAAACTACAATAATAGAAAAGTTGTGGTTTTaaaatatctttaaagggatattaaactcagatTTCTAAAAGGCATAAAAAGGAGCACTAAAAACAATGTTGATATTTAATTGAAACGAACAGGAAGTGAATGTCTAAGCACAGCTGGGATACTAAATTATTTGCTATTAATCAAAACTCCAAACACTATTGGTGGGCAGTAACACAGCCTTAaaaaaagaaagtttatttttcagCAAATGAACAATAACATGGGGGATGGGGGTTAACACATATTAAAACACCCTGGGTAAAAAattttactttaatgtcctttttagctCATACAATAAACCTGTaatataacataaaacaaatacattctGCTCAATTAATTGCTGTTTAAAAAATGTACATCAAAATTTGATTAATAACTAAGCAATTCATAAAGAATTCATAACATGGTcatagtaaaattaaataaaaacatacatgaaaTAATTCAAATGGACTGTGATCATAGATatgtacataaaaaaattacatatactgtatatatgataagAATGCATGGCCTCAAGAAGGACATTGACTTAGCAGCTTTCTTAATAGATTGCTAGGcgagacacattatatatatatatatatatatatatatacacacatacatacacacacaaatacacagtggatataaaaagtctgcacacccctgttaaaatgtcatgtttctgtgatgtaaaataatgagaaaaagataaatcatttcagaacttttttccacctttaatgtgacctataaactgtacaactcaattgcaatacaaactaaaatcttttaggtggagggaagtagaaataaaaaactaaaataatatggttgcataagtgtgtaaactaatactttgttgaagcaccctttctttgattttattacagcactcagtcttttggggtatgagtttTTAAGCACAGCACATCTTGACatgacaagatttgcccactcttctttgcaaaaacactctaaatgtgtcagattgtgagggcatctcttgtgcacagtccacttaagatcaccccacatattttcgattggattcaggtctgggatctgactgggccattccaaaactttaattttcttcttttcttgtgaagccattcctttgttgattttggATGTATGCtgtggggcgttgtcatgctgaaagatgaagttcctcttcatgttcagctttctagcagaagcctgatggttttgtgccaatattgtctggtatttggaactgtgcataattccctctaccttgactaaggccccagttccagctgaagaaaaacagacccaaagcatgatgctgccaccaaaatgcttcactgtgggtatggtattcttttggttatatgcagtgttgtttttgcaccgaaCATATCTtatggaattatggccaaaaagtttaatcttggtttcatcaaaccagaacaccttttgcgacatgcttttgggagacttcagatgtgtttttgcaaaattagctgggcttggatgtttgttttcccagacatatgaagaattcgggcgattgttgtcacatgcaccacacagccagtacttgccagatattcctgcagctcctttaatggtgctgtaggcctcttggcagcctcccagaacagttttcttctcgtcttttcatcaattttggagggacgtccagttcttggtaatgtcacttttgcgccatattttctccacttgatgactgtcttcactgtgttccatggtatatctaatgccttggaaattcttttgtaactTTCTCCTGACTCTTACCTttaaacaatgagatccctctgatgctttggaagctctctgcgaaccatagCTTTTGCTgcaggttgcgactaagaaaatgtcaggaaagacctactagaacagctgaactttatttggggttaatcagatgcattttaaattatggcaggtgtgtactgacacctatttaacatgattttgaatgtgattgctcaattctaaacacagctacatccccagttatatgcaaccatattatcttagttttttatttttacttccctccacctagaagtttcagtttgttttcaatcaagttgtacagtttataggtcacattaaaaggtggaaaaaactctgaaatgatttatctttgtctcatttttttacatcacagaaacctgacattatatatatattcttgcaaaccagctccatctagtggttgcttttagcacacatttgtaaaatggctgtttttgctttcactttctgttctcattagcagccgatcaatctagaagtctaaaagcagagcacaTGCAGGAATGAACAGGAGAAAAAgccacttatatttccccctagggacgtctgtagtctgaaacttagggtatgtaaacattatggaacctctcacacaatctcctgctcctctgagaaacggctcaaatacatagcagatgcagttaaccccacggctcccaaaaaggctaaaactgcagtcccctcggctactgggttaacttaactgcatctacaatataaatatatatatatatatatatatatatatatatatatatatatatatatatacgttgattgcagtagccatgttagtccagagatttagatatcaaaataacaagagtattgcattgagcaatgatactttttttattggactaactatacatttataagttgacaagctttcggaagagttccttcctttatcaagtctgaagcaatactgaccaattcaatgaccAATACTTTTCAATGACCAATACTGACCATTTCaaaactttgcagacgtaccagtgagaaactgagaaataacctaattcatcaactatacagcaaaaagcaaataataaaagaccaaaagcagctcctactacaaaaactacaagaaaataatgggtacaatgaagaaattaaaaaagaaatgcaacacttccacaaaacacaacaacaaaattttatcaagaagaaaaagaagaaacttgcatgcctgtcacaaaacagaataaaacaccaaatgcaagaaaacagagctccaggtgacagatcaactacaacaacaaatgaccaaacgtcaacagacaataacagcacctcatttaaaactcaaactgtcaccaaccaagaaaaccacacagaaaactcagggattgtgaacctttcaaactaccacctgtcagggccagagatatcagtactgtgtaaaggattatcattctgtccaagtacaaatctagacaaaatccaactgtactcagacttagaggaattcttcaggagattgcggctaaaagaattcttctatgacaaagaaaataccagcactagggaggactacaatgaaaagaaaaagaacacaatcttcacacctgcagcaggacgcaacacaaaattggacagctatattgaaagcttccggttgagaactgcatctctgctcaacacacagcagaaaaaaaacagaatttatgtttacctgataaatactttctccaacggtgtgtccgggtccacggcgtcatcctttacttgtgggatattctcttccccaacaggaaatggcaaagagcccagcaaagctggtcacatgatccctcctaggctcccgcctaccccagtcattcgaccgacgttaaggaggaatatttgcataggagaaaccatatggtaccgtggtgactgtagttaaagaaaataaattatcagacctgattaaaaaaccagggcggggccgtggaccggacacaccgttggagaaagtaatttatcaggtaaacataaattctgttttctccaacataggtgtgtccggtccacggcgtcatccttacttgtgggaaccaataccaaagctttaggacacggatgaagggagggagcaaatcaggtcacctaaatggaaggcaccacggcttgcaaaacctttctcccaaaaatagcctcagaagaagcaaaagtatcaaacttgtaaaatttggtaaaagtgtgcagtgaagaccaagtcgctgccctacatatctgatcaacagaagcctcgttcttgaaggcccatgtggaagccacagccctagtggaatgagctgtgattctttcgggaggctgccgtccggcagtctcgtaagccaatctgatgatgcttttaatccaaaaagagagagaggtagaagttgctttttgacctctccttttaccagaataaacaacaaacaaggaagatgtttgtctaaaatcctttgtagcatctaaatagaattttagagcgcgaacaacatccaaattgtgcaacaaacgttccttctttgaaactggtttcggacacagagaaggtacgataatctcctggttaatgtttttgttagaaacaacttttggaagaaaaccaggtttagtacgtaaaaccaccttatctgcatggaacaccagataaggaggagaacactgcagagcagataattctgaaactcttctagcagaagaaattgcaactaaaaacaaaactttccaagataataacttaatatcaacggaatgcaagggttcaaacggaaccccctgaagaactgaaagaactaaattgagactccaaggaggagtcaaaggtttgtaaacaggcttaattctaaccagagcctgaacaaaggcttgaacatctggcacagcagccagttttttgtgaagtaacaccgacaaggcagaaatctgtcccttcagggaacttgcagataatcctttttccaatccttcttgaaggaaggatagaatcctaggaatcttaaccttgtcccaagagaatcctttagattcacaccaacagatatattttttccaaattttgtggtaaatctttctagttacaggctttctggcctgaacaagagtatcaataacagaatctgagaaccctcgcttcgataaaatcaagcgttcaatctccaagcagtcagctggagtgaaaccagattcggaggttcgaacggaccctgaa
Proteins encoded in this region:
- the ZBED1 gene encoding LOW QUALITY PROTEIN: E3 SUMO-protein ligase ZBED1 (The sequence of the model RefSeq protein was modified relative to this genomic sequence to represent the inferred CDS: deleted 7 bases in 7 codons), which encodes MEIKSAEGLQAGPAGSQLDLKLVAHPRAKSKVWKYFGFDTNAEGCILQWKKIYCRICMAQIAYSGNTSNLSYHLEKNHPDEFCEFVKSNTEQMREAFATAFSKLKSESSQHIVQDNLIMKTSHSFENKKQIELTSAVISLICEGMFPASILDEPTFKSLLKTADPRYEFPSRKYICTKVLPEKYNAIREIILKELIDILWCGISTDMWRSESQNRSHVTLFVHFLSISNSNYLFLNSRCLKTFEVSEENKGETITRILYEVFIEWGISAKVFGATTDYSKDITKACSLLDIPVDMPCLGHTLNIGIQQAFQLPKLCGLLSRCRKLVEYFQQSSVAMYMLCEKQKQQSLLPCMLISDRVSWWGSTLAMLHRLKEQQFAIAGVLVEDSNNHHLMLEANEWNTIEGLVDLLQPFKQVAEMLSASKYPTISMVKPLIHMLLNTSLNIKETDLKEISMAKEVIAKSLSTTYQQTPEIDMFLNVATFLDPRYKKLPFLSAFERAQVENRVIEEAKSHIDKGKENFQTDDKVFAMSEEPPMKKIMVSSTPPPTSSINNMLAAIFCQSGAPEDQEEWNAQVVEELSNFKSQKVLGLNEDPLKWWSDRLALFPLLPKVLQKYWCISATRVFPERLFSSSANVINAKRNRLAPAHVDEQIFLYENMRNCSEAEPEDDDEGEWGLQQEHFLI